CAAGATCACCGACAACGCCATCATCCCGATGAAGGAGCGGGTGGTCGGTCACCGATACGACCCGATCGCCTGGGCCGGCCGAAAGATTTTCGGCCGCAAGTCCGACTGAGCCGGATAGACGAGCACGCCGGGATCGCCGGCGCCCGGCGTTGCTACTGCGGAATCGGCGCCAAACCACCCTCACGCCGCAGCAGCGCGATGAATTCGTCGGCGATACCGTCCGCTGCGGCGATGATCACGTCACCGCTGTCCAGCTCCGGACCGGGCAGCACCAGTCGCGCACCCGCCTCGACCGCAATCAACGACCCGGCCGCGTGATCCCACGGCTTGATCCCGTGTTCGTAGTAGACGTCGAGACGCCCGGCGGCCACCATGCACAGGTCCAGCGCCGCTGACCCGATCCGACGGACATCGCGCACCCGCGGCAGCAGTCGCGCCAGCAACTGCGCCTGCGCCTCGCGCCGCCGGGGCGAATAGCCGAACCCGGTCCCGAGCAGGGCCATGGACACCTCGGAGACGTCGGTGCAGCGCAGCGCGGCGATGCCGGCCCGGTCGCTGACCTGGGCTCCCAGCCCGCGGGCGGCCGAGTAGATCCGACCACCGACCACGTCCGCGACGGCGCCGGCCACCGACGCTCCGCCGATCTGCGCCGCCACCGACACCGCGTAGGCCGGCACGTCGTACATGAAGTTGACGGTGCCATCGATCGGGTCGACCACCCAGGTGACGGCGCCGGGTTCCCGGCCGGAGACGTCGCCGGAGCCTCCGCCTTCCTCGCCCAGCACGGCGTCGCCGGGCCGCAGCTGCCTCAGCCGATCGCGGATCAAGCGCTCGGCCTCGGTGTCGACCACCGTCACCGGATCGGTCGGGCTGCTTTTGGTCTGGACCAGGTCGCGGGCCGCGTCGGCCGGGTCCGCGCCGAACACCTCGGCGCGGCGACGCCGGACGAATTCCGCCGCCTCGGCCACCAGCGTCTCGGCCGTGGACCGCAACCGCCCGGGTTCACTACTGAGAGTCGCCATCTGCCCATCGCAACACACGCGCGGCGGCTGTCGCATCTCCGGCGCAGCGGCACCGACGCCGGGCTACTCCCCGAGCCGGCGAAAACAACTGCGGTGAAAAACAATCGGCGCGACCTCAGGATCAACCGTCACCTCGCAGACCCGCAGCACCACAATGGTGTGATCGCCGGCGGGCACCAACTGCTCAACCGCGCTGGCCAGCCACACTCCGGTGCCCTTGATGAACACCGCGCCTTCGTTGGTCACCGTCTCCAGCCCGGCGAACCGGTCGCCGGTCTTGGCGGCCAGGGTGCGGGCGGCGATGTCATGAGCCTCGCCGAGCACGCTGATGCCCAGCCGGGGCGAGTCCTTGAGCTTCGGCCACGTCGTCGAGGTGTTCTGCACGCAGAACGCCACCAGCGGGGGCTCCAGCGAGACCGGCACGAAGGTGCTGGCCGCCAACCCGACCCGCACGCCGTCCACCTCGGCCGCGACGGCCACCACGCCGGACGGGAAATGCCCGAACGCCTCCCGCAGCGACGATGGGCTCAGATTGCTCGCGGAACTCACGTGGGCATTCACCGGGAACTCGTTCACCTCGTCGGATCGGTCGCTGATGAACCCTACCCGCCGAGTCGGGGCCTCGGCTGAATCGGCCGTAAACCATCCCCGACCTGCATGAGACCAACTGGTTGGTTAATTAGCTTATGACATGTAGCTCACACTGGCTTGCACTACACGTTTCAGGAGGTATATTTCAGGGCACGTTACTGGTGGGTAACTTAAGCCTGAGTACCCAACCGCAGGTGGCATTCCATGAGGAGGAAGTAGTGAGCCACTACAAGAGCAATGTCCGTGACCAGGTCTTCAACCTGTTTGAGGTATTCGGGCTAGACCAGGTCTTCGGCCAGGGCGAGTACGCCGATCTGGACGTCGACACCGCTCAGGAGATGCTCGGCGAGATGGTTCGGCTGGCCGAGGGGCCGATTGCTGACTCATTCGTCGAGGGCGACCGCAACCCGCCGGTGTTCGACCCTGCCACGCACACCGTGACCCTTCCCGAATCCTTCAAGAAGTCGGTGCGCGCCACCCTGGAGGCCGGCTGGGACAAGGTCGGCATCGCCGACGAGCTCGGCGGGATGGCGATGCCCAAGGCGCTGATGTGGGCGCTGCACGAGCACATCCTCGGCGCCAACCCGGCGGTCTGGATGTATGCCGGCGGCGCCGGCTTCGCCAACATCTTCTTCCACGTCGCCACCGAAGAGCAGAAGAAGTGGGCCGTGATCGCCGCCGAACGCGGCTGGGGCTCGACCATGGTGCTCACCGAGCCGGACGCCGGCTCGGACGTGGGCGCCGGCCGGACCAAGGCCGTCCAGCAGGACGACGGCTCCTGGCACATCGACGGTGTGAAGCGGTTCATCACCTCTGCTGACTCCGACGACCTGTTCGAGAACATCTTCCACCTGGTGCTGGCCCGCCCCGAGGGCGCCAAGCCGGGCACCAAGGGCTTGTCGCTGTTCTTCGTGCCGAAGTTCCTGTTCGACTTCGAGACCGGTGAGCTCGGTGAGCGCAACGGGGTGTTCGTCACCAACGTCGAGCACAAGATGGGCCTGAAGGTCTCGGCCACCTGTGAGCTCACCTTCGGTCAGCACGGCGTGCCGGCCAAGGGCTGGCTGGTCGGCGAGGTGCACAACGGCATCGCGCAGATGTTCGACGTGATCGAGCAGGCCCGGATGATGGTGGGCACCAAGGCCATCGCCACCCTGTCCACCGGCTACCTCAACGCGCTGGAGTACGCCAAGGAGCGGGTGCAGGGCGCCGACCTGACCCAGATGACCGACAAGGCCGCGCCCCGGGTGACCATCACCCACCATCCCGACGTCCGCCGGTCGCTGATGACCCAGAAGGCCTACGCCGAGGGCCTGCGGGCGCTGTACATCTACACCGCCAGCTACCAGGACGCCGCGGTGGCCAAGGCCCTGCACGGGGTGGACGCCGAGCTGGCGGTCAAGGTCAACGACCTGATGCTGCCGATCGTCAAGGGTGTCGGCTCCGAGCAGGCCTACGCCAAGCTCACCGAGAGCCTGCAGACCCTGGGCGGTTCCGGCTTCCTGCAGGACTACCCGATCGAGCAGTACATCCGCGACGCCAAGATCGACTCGCTCTATGAGGGCACCACCGCGATCCAGGCGCAGGACTTCTTCTTCCGCAAGATCATCCGGGACAAGGGCCAGGCGCTGGCACACGTCGCGGGCGAGATCGAGGCGTTCATCGCCAACGAGTCCGGCAACGGCCGGTTGAAGGCGGAGCGGGAGCTGCTGGCCACCGCGCTGGCCGACGTGCAGGGCATGGCGGCGACGCTGACCGGCTACCTGATGGCCGCGCAGGAGGACATCTCCAGCATCTACAAGGTGGGTCTGGGTTCGGTGCGCTTCCTGATGAGCGTCGGCGACCTGATGATCGGTTGGTTGCTGGCCCGTCAGGCCGCGGTGGCCGTGGAGAAGCTCGACGCCGGCACGCAGGGCGCCGACCGGGCCTTCTACGAGGGCAAGATCGCGGTGGCATCGTTCTTCACCAAGAACTTCCTGCCGCTGCTGACCAGCACCCGCTCGGTGCTCGACGCCATCGACAACGAGATCATGGAGCTCGACGAAGCGGCGTTCTGAGTCCTCACCACAACACAGACCGCGCAGGCCTCCGGGGCGATCCCCTGGGGGCCTGTTGCATTCCCGGGCTGGTGACACCCGGCGAGCAGACGCAGAATCGCACTATCCCGTGCCGGATAGTGCGATTCTGCGTCTGCTCGCGCCACAAGGGCGCGTGTCCTGATTTGTGGGATACATGGCGTAGACGCCACGGGGCCGGCCGACCGACACTAATGGCGTGACACGCAAGGTCGTCATCCTCGGCTATCCGGGCATCCAGTCGCTGGACGTCTTCGGGCCCGCGGAGGTATTCGCCGGGGCCTCGCTGGCGCTGCTCGGTGCGGGCCGCGGCGACGACGGCTACCAGATCACCGTGGCGAGCACCGACGGCCGGCCGATCGCCACCAGCAGCGGCCCGATGCTGGCGACCACCGCCCTGCCCGACCCCACCGAAGCCGTCGACGCGGTCGTGTTGCCCGGCGGTATCGGGGTCGACGCGGCCCGTGCCGACCCGGCAACCCTGGCGTGGATCCGCACCGCCGCGGCACACGCCCGCCGGGTGATCAGCGTGTGCACCGGGGCCTTCCTGGCCGCATCGGCCGGACTGCTCGACGGCTGTCGCGCCACCACCCACTGGGCATTCGCCGACGCACTGGCGCACGAGTTCCCGGCGATCGACGTCGACCCGGAACCGATCTTTCTACGCAGCTCGGAATCGGTGTGGACCGCAGCGGGTGTCACGTCCGGGATCGACCTGGCGCTGGCACTGGTCGAAGAGGATCACGGCATCGAGCTGGCCCAGACGGTGGCCCGCTGGCTGGTGCTGTACCTGCGCCGGCCGGGCGGGCAGACCCAGTTCGCCGCCCCGGTCTGGCTGCCCCGGGCCCGTCGCCGGCCGATCCGCGACGTGCAGGAACTGATCGAGTCCGCACCCGCCGGCCCGCATCGAATCTCCGACCTGGCGGCCCGTGCTGCCATGAGTCCACGGCATTTCACCCGGGTCTTCACCGACGAGGTCGGGCTGGCTCCCGGCGCCTACGTGGAGCGGGTGCGGACCGAGGCTGCGCGCCGGCAGCTCGAGGAAACCGATGACACCGTCGTGGCGATCGCCGGACGCTGCGGCTTCGGCACCGCAGAGACGTTGCGCCGCACCTTCATCCGCCGGCTCGGCGTCTCCCCCGATCACTACCGCAAAACATTCGCCTGACACCGGAAGGGAAAACTCATGCAGATCGCGATCGTGCTGTATCCCGGCTTCACCGCCCTGGATTTCATCGGCCCCTATGAGGTGCTGCGCTGGCTGCCGGACACGCAGGTGCGATTCGTCTGGCACGAGCCCGGACCGATCACCGCCGATTCCGGCGTGCTCGTCGTCGGGGCCACCCACTCCTTCGACGAAACACCCTCCCCCGACGTCGTTTTGATACCCGGCGGCATGACGACTACCGAACACGCCCGTGACGAGGGGCTGCTGGACTGGGTGCGACGAACGCACCCGACGGCCACCTGGACGGCGTCGGTGTGCTCGGGGTCGATCATCCTGGCCGCCGCCGGGCTGCTGGCCGGCAAACGCGCCACCTCGCACTGGATGGCGCTTCCCGCGCTCAGGGCTTTCGGCGTCACCCCGGTCGGTGACGAACGCATCGTGCACTCCGGCGACATCGTCACCTGTGCGGGAGTCTCGGCCGGGATCGACCTCGGGTTGTGGCTGGCCGGGCGGATCGGTGGCGAGGACCGGGCGAAGGTCATCCAGTTGTCGATGGAATACGATCCACAGCCACCGTTCGACTCCGGGCACATGTCCAAGGCGTCGGCGAAGACCAAGGCGGCCGCTGCCACGCTGATGGCCAAGGATCTGGCCAAACCGGCGCAGCTGAAGGCCTCCGCGCTGCTGTTGTGGGACCGGGCGATCGGGACTGCCCGAGCCCGGCGCGGTTAGCGGCAGTCATCGGACAGAAGCTGGCCGCCGCTGGATCCCCTCAGTCCAGCGGCGGGCCAAGCCCGGGTTGCTCCGCGGTGCCGCTGGGGGCAGACGACCCCGCGGAGCAAACCGTCTTGTCGACTACCCCGCGCTGACGCAACACAAACGTCGTCTTCGGCGCCGACCCGCTATCCCTCCAGGATGGCGGCCACGCCTTGACCCCCGGCCGCGCAGATCGAGATCAGCGCCCGCACCGGCTTGTTCTTCTTGGCGGCCTTGGCCTCGGCGATCTGCTTGGCCGCCTGGGCC
This is a stretch of genomic DNA from Mycolicibacter terrae. It encodes these proteins:
- a CDS encoding inositol monophosphatase family protein; this translates as MATLSSEPGRLRSTAETLVAEAAEFVRRRRAEVFGADPADAARDLVQTKSSPTDPVTVVDTEAERLIRDRLRQLRPGDAVLGEEGGGSGDVSGREPGAVTWVVDPIDGTVNFMYDVPAYAVSVAAQIGGASVAGAVADVVGGRIYSAARGLGAQVSDRAGIAALRCTDVSEVSMALLGTGFGYSPRRREAQAQLLARLLPRVRDVRRIGSAALDLCMVAAGRLDVYYEHGIKPWDHAAGSLIAVEAGARLVLPGPELDSGDVIIAAADGIADEFIALLRREGGLAPIPQ
- a CDS encoding flavin reductase family protein encodes the protein MSSASNLSPSSLREAFGHFPSGVVAVAAEVDGVRVGLAASTFVPVSLEPPLVAFCVQNTSTTWPKLKDSPRLGISVLGEAHDIAARTLAAKTGDRFAGLETVTNEGAVFIKGTGVWLASAVEQLVPAGDHTIVVLRVCEVTVDPEVAPIVFHRSCFRRLGE
- a CDS encoding acyl-CoA dehydrogenase, coding for MSHYKSNVRDQVFNLFEVFGLDQVFGQGEYADLDVDTAQEMLGEMVRLAEGPIADSFVEGDRNPPVFDPATHTVTLPESFKKSVRATLEAGWDKVGIADELGGMAMPKALMWALHEHILGANPAVWMYAGGAGFANIFFHVATEEQKKWAVIAAERGWGSTMVLTEPDAGSDVGAGRTKAVQQDDGSWHIDGVKRFITSADSDDLFENIFHLVLARPEGAKPGTKGLSLFFVPKFLFDFETGELGERNGVFVTNVEHKMGLKVSATCELTFGQHGVPAKGWLVGEVHNGIAQMFDVIEQARMMVGTKAIATLSTGYLNALEYAKERVQGADLTQMTDKAAPRVTITHHPDVRRSLMTQKAYAEGLRALYIYTASYQDAAVAKALHGVDAELAVKVNDLMLPIVKGVGSEQAYAKLTESLQTLGGSGFLQDYPIEQYIRDAKIDSLYEGTTAIQAQDFFFRKIIRDKGQALAHVAGEIEAFIANESGNGRLKAERELLATALADVQGMAATLTGYLMAAQEDISSIYKVGLGSVRFLMSVGDLMIGWLLARQAAVAVEKLDAGTQGADRAFYEGKIAVASFFTKNFLPLLTSTRSVLDAIDNEIMELDEAAF
- a CDS encoding GlxA family transcriptional regulator translates to MTRKVVILGYPGIQSLDVFGPAEVFAGASLALLGAGRGDDGYQITVASTDGRPIATSSGPMLATTALPDPTEAVDAVVLPGGIGVDAARADPATLAWIRTAAAHARRVISVCTGAFLAASAGLLDGCRATTHWAFADALAHEFPAIDVDPEPIFLRSSESVWTAAGVTSGIDLALALVEEDHGIELAQTVARWLVLYLRRPGGQTQFAAPVWLPRARRRPIRDVQELIESAPAGPHRISDLAARAAMSPRHFTRVFTDEVGLAPGAYVERVRTEAARRQLEETDDTVVAIAGRCGFGTAETLRRTFIRRLGVSPDHYRKTFA
- a CDS encoding DJ-1/PfpI family protein — translated: MQIAIVLYPGFTALDFIGPYEVLRWLPDTQVRFVWHEPGPITADSGVLVVGATHSFDETPSPDVVLIPGGMTTTEHARDEGLLDWVRRTHPTATWTASVCSGSIILAAAGLLAGKRATSHWMALPALRAFGVTPVGDERIVHSGDIVTCAGVSAGIDLGLWLAGRIGGEDRAKVIQLSMEYDPQPPFDSGHMSKASAKTKAAAATLMAKDLAKPAQLKASALLLWDRAIGTARARRG